The following nucleotide sequence is from Aquarana catesbeiana isolate 2022-GZ linkage group LG08, ASM4218655v1, whole genome shotgun sequence.
attctacatagagagaaaagattcgacgtaggggagaaaagatttgacatagagagaaaagattgctgctggaattgggtggggggaagtaaaataaaaataatgatgatgatgaatgttattggctgattgtaaccaaagaggaggagcagtaaaatagctagaattaagtacacacgtacagccaacttactttccctaatgatttgctagcagagagagacacacacactgaatcatttcagaagacagtcaatcttagctggtccgtttgtcagagaacctgaattatttagcaattaagcataagcacagcagcagaacaatagtgaagcaagctacagttcaactaatgccgcgtacacacggtcggacttttcgtctacaaaagtccgacagcctgtccgacagacttccggcagacttgcggcggacttgtggcagacttgtggcagactttctaacgaacggacttgcctacacacgaccacacaaaagtccgacggattcgtacgtgatgacgtacaccggactaaaataaggaagttcatagccaatagctgccctagcgtgggtttttgtccgtcggactagcacacagacgagcggatttcggggtccgtcgtagttacgacgtaaagatttgaagcatgtttcaaatctaaagtccgtcggatttgaggctaaaaaagtccattgaaagtccggagaagcccacacacgatcggattaccagccagctttagtccgtcagcgtccgttggacttttgtagacgaaaagtccgaccgtgtgtacgcggcattagtgttgtgaacttgatagtgatactagtgttgctagtgttgtgatagcctcagaggctgtccgtgttgtgggggggggatttattattatagattctatattatagattgagattctatataccctatcttgttacctgtctgatcattgatcactatcaccagtccattttctgtttgaattatatacattcaacatgaacaacaaagattcgacaaagcagcaaaacattcgacagacaccataagccttcaatgacagattcgaccttaattaatttggattttcggacgaatgcaattttaacgaaaaaactaaattaataaaaacgaatttcgggggttaactaaattaatttatttttcggattaaaacgaaattccgaaatgaaatatttcagtgtgcacatgtctatcttTAGCAGCCTTCTAATTGTTTTTTGAACATTTGTCTAACTTTGATTATACAATCCCTATTGTCTTATCTACTTTCCATGTATGtaatcattttgatttttttttttttaggtttttaggtGTACTTGTTTTTAATTGATAACTTCagctttttgcaggttaaaaaaaaagtgtatttattaattttttctaaggagcctgcagagcattgcacctgcgtTCAGCAGGTCTTGGGTGCAATGGATATTTaggatagctgtctgcccatatctcagttttctgtgaatgaatagactaTAAGTCATCAGCCGCAATGGCTGagggtacttgtagtttattcattcacagaaaacTGTAATCCTTATtttggtgtaacatgtaacattgttcagaaaggtgaacttagccttttaatATTGCTTTACACCACTAGGCAATTTACATATGGATTAAAAATGACTTCTAAAAACAGTCATAATTACATGTGAATATATTCTAATTGGTGGTGTTTGAATTAATATGTtatacaaatatattatatatatttatatattatatatatttatagtgttattattaataataataatactaataatataagTTTAGTTTTGCTGTTTTTTGGGGTTAGTATGATAAGATTCATTGTTCAATCGACCTATTTAATTTGTATATTTCATTAAATAACAATTGAAACCTCAATTGAAGTCTCACAATTGTTTTGGCTATTTATAATTCTGTACTGCTGAATGTTATGATTTATAATCGATTTTCACTTGGAAATgcttaaaaatattgttttctctTTTTGGAAATGCCCTTCCCGCCATTTCACCCCAGGGATTTATATTTTAAGGGATACGTTTTGGCCGCAACCCTCAGCACACAAAAACTTGTAGTGTGCAGGTAGAGATGGGGTGTCTGACCAGAGGTGCGTGTCTGACCATAAAGGGGGTGTGTTTGAACTGCTGCATTAAACAATGGGCATTATGGTCAAACTCTGATTTCTATTGGACTGCACAGTCATATTTAATTGGAGGGAAGACCGCCTTATAGGGGTTGTCAGTGCAATATCTTTGTAACGGAATatctatttaaatatttatttcagCTGGGCTTTAATAGGAATAAAGCGGGAAAACAATTTGTTGACAAAAAAAAGGCAAACAACAAAACGATAGTTTGGCAAAAATTGTACAGAAGTTATTTAAATGTATTTCACTAAAGTGTTAACAAACCCAAAACTTTGTAAGAGAAATGACAGCAGCTAAAATCAGCTCAGCAAGACGTCAGGACGTAGCTGTTCTCCAATGTATTTTGTGCAATAGAATTGTCTTCAGAGGACACTTCACGGGTTGAGTCCCCTGAAGACGTGCTATAGCACAAAACGCGTTGGGGGCAGAGCTATGTGCTGGCATCTTGCTAATGCCTCCGTTTCCTGGACCAGCAGTCACCTTAGTGAGGGTACTTCATTGGTTTTTACTCCTATTATTTTTACTGCTATGTTGCtggatatagaattttttttcgtttttttatttttttatttcaaagctaTATATGGTATCTATATGCCTTTTTACTATGTAACGCAAGATCCTTTTAATAGAATTCAACACTATATGGTCCTTATGTGGCTCCGCTTTATGAGCTTTTTTTCCACCCAGCTTTGTCtaatcacttgccaaccagccgtcatcattatacggcggcaggccGGCACGTTCCCGCAAATCACCATAGGTGTATGTTGGCTCCTTTAAGGAACCTTAGCAGGCGCGGGTGAACCCACTGTAAGGCGGGGGACCCGTTGAGTGTGGCTGTcacccgcgatgtccgctggccacctgcggTCGCGGGAACAAGAGCCAGAATGGGAATCTGtccatgtaaacagacagatccccattctggcaggggagttagagagagatctgctgttcctagtaattaggaacagcgatctctctcctcctccagtcagcccagcccccatacagttggaaacactcccagggaacacccttaaccccttgatcgccccctagtgttaaccccttccctgccagcgatatttatacagtaatcagttgctATTTTTAAGTCTGATCGCTCTTTAactgtcaatgatcccaaaaaagtgtcaaaagtgttcaatctgtccaccgcaatgttgtattcccgctaaaaattgcagatcactgccattactagtaaaaaaataaataaacaataaaaatgccctaaatctataccctattttgtagacgctaaaacttttgtacaaaccaatcaatatacgcttattgctattttttttaacaaaaatatgtagaagaatacatattggcctaaactgatgaagacatttgtttttttatttttgggatatttattatagcaaaaagttttgttttttttcaaaattgttgctctttttttgttcatagcgcaaaaaataaaaaccacagaggtgatcaaataccaccaagagaaagcactatttgttggaaaaaaggatgtcagttttgtttgggtatagtgttgcacaactgcgcaattgtcagttaaagcgccacagtgccgtatcgcaaaaaatggcctggtaattaagggggaaaatcttccggtctaaGTGgttcccagggaacacacttaaccccttgatcgccccctagtgttaacccctcccctgccagtgacatttattcagtaatcagttGCTATTTTTAGGTCTAATCACTCTTTAAATGTCAATggtatcaaaaaagtgtcaaaagtgttcgatctgtccaccgcaatgtcgcagtcccgctacaaatcgcagatcactgccattactagtaaaaaaataaataataaaaattccctaaatctatcccctattttgtagatgctaaaacttttgtgcaaaccaatcaatatacgcttattgcgatttttttaccaaaaatatgtagaagaatacatattggcataaactgatgaagaaatgtgtttttttatattttttgggggatttttattatagtaacaggttttttttattatagcaaaaagtttctttttttcaaaattgtcgttctttttttgtttatagcgcaaaaaataaaaaccgcagaggtgatcaaataccaccaagagaaagctctattttttggaaaataggacacaaattttgtttgggtacagcattgtacgactgcccaattgtcagttaaagtgacgcaaaaaATGTCCTTGTAATTAAGGGGGAAATCTTCTGGTCTAAGTGGTTAAGTGTGGATGGCTTTCTGAAGAGGAGGTTCACTCAGCTCCTATTACTGGGGAAGTCCTACAGAGCTTGTTGGCTTTAAGCTTTAATTGCGTTGTTTGCTGCTTACATAGATGCAGCTTGGAAGTCGGTGAGTGTGCATTGATGGTGGCTGGATAACACGGTAGTGTCATTATCCTTTATTTGGTGGAAGAAATACAGACATGTGGATTTAATTAGTGGACtttattatattacaatatatGATATTTGCTCTTAACGGGGCAGTTTCTTACATATTCACTTGAGTTTCATggtgaattaatttttttttgtgatttcttttttcatttcACTTGTTGATTAATTTTACATTACATTTTGGCACTGCACCCTATACAGTAAAAGTATAACATCGGCACTTACTTTGTCTGCTGCTGCTTTAGAGTCTTGCCTTTCATCTTCTTTGAATCGGTtcacaaaaaaagctttggccatacttctattttaatggTTAGTATGTAAATGGAAAGCATATTTTcacaactatatatttttttccattgaaGGAAGATGGAGGAATGCCATAACAGTACAGAAAATATGTTCTACATTTCAGCATTTTCCTTCACTCAAACTGGACAATGTCTCCTTTTCACTGCAGTTCTATTGATGTATCTGATGACTATTCTTGGAAACATGACCATTGCTGTATTGGTGTGTCTGGTTCCCCAGCTCCATACGCCAATGTATTTCTTCTTGAGTAATCTTGCTATTAGTGATGTTATATATGCTTCAGTTACTCTTCCAAAACTTCTCTCCATACTCCTAACACATGACCACCGGATGTCTTTCTCTGCCTGTATGACTCAGGTTTACTTCTTCTCATTGTCAGCTGGTTGTGATATGTTTCTACTGACCTCCATGTCCTATGACCGATATATGGCAATCTGTAAGCCGTTACAATATTCCTTACATATGAGAAAAGATGTATGCCTTTCATTGGCTCTATCCCCTTGGCTCATATCATTAACTAATTCAAAAGTCAATGTGTTAGCCACATCTCTGTTGTCCTTCTGTCTCCCACAAAATGTTGACCATTTCTTTTGTGATCAGAAAGCACTGTATGCAATAACCTCTAGTGATGCTACAAGCAGATACATACTTATGTTATGTCAGGATGCACTGTTGGTATCTGTCCCTTTTTTGCTTATTATGACCTCCTATGTATTCATCATCTCCACCATACTAAAAATTCAATCCTCGGTGGGCCGACTGAAAGCTTATTCCAGTTGCACATCCCACCTTACCACAGTAATATTATTCTATGCTCCAATCATTATAATATATGGTAAACCAGATTTTGAAGGTTCTAAGGAACTGGACAAGTTGCTGACCTTGCTATATACAGCTGTGGTTCCAATGCTCAACCCATTTGTCTACTCTTTGAGGAACAAAGATATTTTTAAtgctatcaaaaatataaaaagcaaATGGAACATGATTTAcattaaataaatatttgccagatcCTGTAACTAATTTATTGTATGAGAGCCATGTGCACAAAGGGCCAGAATATTTAAATATGGATTTAGCACGGTGTATGAAGCCCTCTTTATGGATTTTGTTCCATAATTTCCCCCCTGTGTGGATCAGCAGCTCTGTCGGCCATACGTTTTGCCCATCGACCCCTTAATCCACTTTAGCCTAAAAGATTCGGAATCTGACACAGCCATCTGTATTTGAGAGCAGAAACTGAAATTAAACATATGAATACAGAAAGGGGTGCCAGACTTATATTGGTTAAAAGTGTGCAACATAGTtttaattgttgataaaaaaaGTCATATATTTTGGGGGGGCAACACCACTTCCCCTTTATAAGGGCTCAACACAAGATAAGACTTGGATGGACTCAGAGAAACCAGTGACTTCAAAGATCTAAATTAGAACCGGTATTGAACTCTCCTCATGGAGGGAGAAATTGACAGCAGTTGCTGTTCAGCATCTGCTGTCAGGTACTGGTATTGGTTCTGATATAGATCTGTGAAGTAACTAGCTTCTCTGTGTCCATCCAAGTCTTGTCCTGTGTTGagtcctgatgaaggggaagtGGTGTTGCCCCCTAAAAGATGttggcttttttttaatttatttttttatcaacaaattaaTCAAAAGCATTTATCTTGGACTCTTTATCTGACTGTGGTCTGTCACCTCTGGTAATGTTGGGTGCCCAGGAATGGAAACCTTGCTGGGTAGAGCCCACCTCACCAAAGCTAATGAGTTTGTTTTTCCCAGTGCCTCTTTAAGTATGCAGTACTGAAATTAAACAAACCAGGTAATATTTTTCTGGTTGTCCATAGTCCCTGACTCTTATGACTTTAATTTCCTGTTCTTGGCCATCACAGGTGGAACGTGGTGTACCCTTATGCTGCTATAGCCTGATCTTTTCACTTTTCATGTGTTGTGGACATTGTAATTTGTATAAACCAAGgaaatatgcatttttttgtagGCAGCAAACAACACATCTGGCACCAAAAAGAACTACACAGTCAAAGTTGCTTCGTTTACACATGTGGGGGAAAGTGGAACAGCCATTTTATTTCTCAAACATTTAGTTTTGATTAAGCAGATATGTTGGATGTATAATGTATTTTGTAATTGGAAGTCCTATTGTGTAACATCTTTACTTGTGTTAGAATGCTACTTACACCTCCAGCTGGGCAGATTGCTCTCTGTCTTTTAAAGAATTCACAAGGCGATGTGAATGACCACCAGAGAGActttgtgcacaaagcaaggtccataaagacatggatgagcgagtttggggtggaggaacttgaatggcctgcactgACCTcgaccgatagaacacctttgggatgaattagagcgtagactgcaagctaggccttctcgtccaacatcagtgcctgacctcacaaatgcacttctggaacaatggtcaaacattcccatggacacactcctaaaccttgttgata
It contains:
- the LOC141105231 gene encoding olfactory receptor 1J21-like, with the translated sequence MEECHNSTENMFYISAFSFTQTGQCLLFTAVLLMYLMTILGNMTIAVLVCLVPQLHTPMYFFLSNLAISDVIYASVTLPKLLSILLTHDHRMSFSACMTQVYFFSLSAGCDMFLLTSMSYDRYMAICKPLQYSLHMRKDVCLSLALSPWLISLTNSKVNVLATSLLSFCLPQNVDHFFCDQKALYAITSSDATSRYILMLCQDALLVSVPFLLIMTSYVFIISTILKIQSSVGRLKAYSSCTSHLTTVILFYAPIIIIYGKPDFEGSKELDKLLTLLYTAVVPMLNPFVYSLRNKDIFNAIKNIKSKWNMIYIK